A window of the Branchiibius hedensis genome harbors these coding sequences:
- a CDS encoding FGGY-family carbohydrate kinase, whose product MSAVRAFVGIDAGTTGCTVMVFDEHGNRLGEGYQEYPCISPRAGWVEQDVEDVWRGICAATKQAVTAAGLPDEAYQSVGFSSQRGTFLLLDEDKNPLANSIVWNDGRALKYQAIFGEQISPEDYQTLTGMQLSPLWSAAKIAWLRDNEPDLFARTRWFANGQEYFLYRLGADQWVTDPASLTLNGMLDIEKLDWSDEVLALCGVDRDRLPPVGIPSGQAGVVSAAASHATGLPAGVALCRGAGDQQCAAIGAGVVRQGMAEFTVGTSGIMVAHLDGLDRIQGRNLWWGGHAVPGAWDIEGGAFALGANLKWWRDNFGSDELSEAEAQGRSVYSVMVDKAATSPAGANGLLFHSFLTSQVTPYYDAASKGGWLGLGIHHTRADMLRALLEGCAHEMRMVVDAFRSDIVGGITDLRLTGGGTKSDGFAQLMTDIIGLPTKVTRERECTVLGAAILGAYGAGAFTSIDDAVEAMVNVEGEFTPSESTAKLYDELHQVYRGMYEAMANAGQYDALADVSARYF is encoded by the coding sequence ATGAGCGCTGTCCGCGCATTCGTAGGAATCGACGCCGGCACTACAGGGTGCACGGTGATGGTCTTTGACGAACACGGAAACCGTCTCGGCGAGGGCTACCAGGAATACCCCTGCATCTCCCCTCGCGCGGGCTGGGTCGAACAAGACGTGGAAGACGTCTGGCGGGGCATCTGCGCCGCTACGAAACAGGCCGTCACCGCGGCCGGTTTGCCTGACGAGGCGTACCAATCCGTTGGGTTCTCGAGCCAACGCGGCACCTTCCTGCTGTTGGACGAGGACAAGAACCCGCTGGCCAACTCCATCGTCTGGAACGACGGCCGTGCCCTGAAGTATCAGGCCATCTTCGGTGAGCAGATCAGTCCGGAGGACTACCAGACGCTGACCGGCATGCAGCTGTCGCCGCTGTGGTCCGCCGCCAAGATCGCGTGGCTGCGGGACAACGAACCCGATCTGTTCGCTCGCACCCGGTGGTTCGCCAATGGCCAGGAGTACTTCCTGTACCGTCTCGGCGCCGACCAGTGGGTGACCGATCCCGCCTCGCTCACCCTCAACGGGATGCTCGACATCGAGAAACTGGACTGGAGCGATGAGGTCCTCGCCCTGTGCGGAGTCGACCGCGACCGGCTGCCCCCGGTCGGCATACCCTCCGGCCAGGCCGGCGTCGTATCCGCCGCCGCCTCCCATGCAACGGGACTACCCGCCGGAGTTGCGCTGTGCCGCGGCGCCGGGGACCAGCAATGCGCCGCCATCGGGGCCGGCGTCGTACGCCAGGGCATGGCGGAGTTCACCGTGGGCACCTCCGGCATCATGGTCGCCCACCTGGACGGCCTCGACCGCATCCAGGGACGCAACCTGTGGTGGGGCGGCCACGCCGTGCCTGGCGCGTGGGACATCGAGGGCGGGGCCTTCGCCCTCGGCGCGAACCTCAAGTGGTGGCGGGACAACTTCGGTAGCGACGAGCTGAGCGAGGCCGAGGCGCAGGGCCGCAGCGTGTACTCGGTGATGGTGGACAAGGCGGCGACCTCGCCCGCCGGTGCGAACGGGCTGCTCTTCCACTCGTTCCTGACCAGCCAGGTGACGCCGTACTACGACGCCGCTTCCAAGGGCGGCTGGCTGGGGCTGGGCATCCACCACACCCGCGCCGATATGCTGCGCGCCCTGCTCGAAGGCTGCGCACACGAAATGCGCATGGTCGTGGATGCCTTCCGCAGCGACATCGTCGGAGGCATCACCGACCTGAGGCTGACCGGTGGCGGCACCAAGTCCGACGGATTCGCCCAGTTGATGACGGACATCATCGGGCTGCCCACCAAGGTCACCCGCGAGCGCGAATGCACCGTGCTCGGGGCAGCGATCCTGGGGGCATACGGCGCGGGCGCGTTCACGTCGATCGACGACGCTGTCGAGGCGATGGTCAACGTCGAGGGCGAATTCACCCCGAGCGAGTCCACTGCGAAGCTCTACGACGAGTTGCACCAGGTGTACCGGGGTATGTACGAGGCCATGGCCAACGCCGGCCAATACGACGCGTTGGCCGATGTGTCCGCGCGCTACTTCTGA